One window of the Eriocheir sinensis breed Jianghai 21 chromosome 59, ASM2467909v1, whole genome shotgun sequence genome contains the following:
- the LOC126985286 gene encoding tubulin-specific chaperone cofactor E-like protein isoform X1 — protein MQLMRVITDEQMTEPRQIGSLKTTKQRNTSKMPSLPEAVDLKYGDVCPDAQVTEVACVALTLKRNGRQRLPSVLILSECEIENAGDEEEVERKCEGVRELDLSRNKLKEWKEVFKILRHLPGLGFLNLSYNCFESPIADPTEVVSLTNLTRLVLNGTQLPWKDVHILLENAPRVEELHLCKNGYTKVERPKAKRYSSVCRIHFNNNPSSDWSEIEALGQMFPYLEVLVLAECPLSELKEGGRYHEFFPSLKYLSLNSTKICSWDSVDLVNLFPKLSELRLQQCPLYEDYKDDERRQLTIARLWRIQRLNGGAMISPEERENAERAFIRYYMNQDVRPKRYDELVQQHGKLEPLVEVSLRPQTEVQVIIRCGEMALERVVSVYSRVVDLKKELEPQVGLPANKMRIFYLDKGGETCVAYAPEELKINTKQLYTINVHSGDEFIVEPKVPKV, from the exons caAGATGCCCAGCTTACCCGAGGCGGTGGACCTGAAGTACGGGGATGTGTGCCCTGACGCCCAGGTGACCGAGGTGGCATGCGTGGCCCTCACCCTCAAACGCAACGGGCGGCAGCGTCTCCCCTCGGTCCTCATCCTGTCCGAGTGTGAGATCGAGAACgctggtgatgaggaggaggtggagcggaAGTGTGAGGGCGTGCGGGAGTTGGACCTATCAAGAAACAAGCTtaaggagtggaaggag GTGTTCAAGATCCTACGTCACCTGCCGGGCCTTGGATTCCTTAACCTGAGCTACAACTGCTTCGAGAGCCCCATAGCTGACCCGACGGAGGTGGTGAGTTTGACCAACCTCACGCGCTTGGTCCTCAACGGCACACAGCTCCCCTGGAAGGACGTCCATATCCTGCTGGAGAATGCCCCGCG GGTGGAGGAGCTGCACCTCTGTAAGAACGGCTACACCAAAGTGGAGCGCCCCAAGGCCAAGCGATACAGCTCCGTCTGCCGCATCCACTTCAACAACAACCCGAGCTCGGACTGGTCAGAG ATTGAAGCGCTGGGCCAGATGTTCCCTTACCTGGAGGTGCTGGTCCTCGCCGAGTGTCCCCTGAGCGAGCTGAAGGAGGGAGGGCGCTATCACGAGTTCTTCCCAAGCCTCAAATATCTGTCCCTCAACAGCACCAAGATCTGCTCCTGGGATTCGGTGGACCTGGTCAATCTCTTCCCCAAACTGTCCGAGCTCCGGCTTCAGCAGTGTCCACTCTATGAG GACTACAAGGACGATGAGCGACGACAGCTGACCATCGCGCGGCTGTGGCGGATCCAGCGACTGAACGGTGGCGCGATGATCAGCCCAGAGGAGCGGGAGAATGCCGAGCGAGCCTTCATCCGGTACTACATGAACCAGGATGTGCGGCCCAAGAG GTACGACGAGCTTGTGCAGCAACACGGGAAGCTTGAGCCGCTGGTGGAGGTCTCGCTGCGGCCACAGACGGAGGTGCAGGTCATCATCCGGTGTGGGGAGATGGCGCTTGAGAGGGTGGTCAGCGTGTACTCCAGGGTCGTGGATCTCAAGAAGGAGCTGGAGCCTCAG GTTGGTCTGCCAGCGAACAAGATGCGGATCTTCTACCTGGACAAGGGAGGGGAGACCTGTGTGGCATATGCTCCCGAGGAACTCAAGATCAACACCAAGCAGCTTTACACCATCAACGTGCACTCCGGGGATGAGTTCATCGTGGAGCCCAAGGTCCCCAAGGTGTAG
- the LOC126985286 gene encoding tubulin-specific chaperone cofactor E-like protein isoform X2 yields the protein MPSLPEAVDLKYGDVCPDAQVTEVACVALTLKRNGRQRLPSVLILSECEIENAGDEEEVERKCEGVRELDLSRNKLKEWKEVFKILRHLPGLGFLNLSYNCFESPIADPTEVVSLTNLTRLVLNGTQLPWKDVHILLENAPRVEELHLCKNGYTKVERPKAKRYSSVCRIHFNNNPSSDWSEIEALGQMFPYLEVLVLAECPLSELKEGGRYHEFFPSLKYLSLNSTKICSWDSVDLVNLFPKLSELRLQQCPLYEDYKDDERRQLTIARLWRIQRLNGGAMISPEERENAERAFIRYYMNQDVRPKRYDELVQQHGKLEPLVEVSLRPQTEVQVIIRCGEMALERVVSVYSRVVDLKKELEPQVGLPANKMRIFYLDKGGETCVAYAPEELKINTKQLYTINVHSGDEFIVEPKVPKV from the exons ATGCCCAGCTTACCCGAGGCGGTGGACCTGAAGTACGGGGATGTGTGCCCTGACGCCCAGGTGACCGAGGTGGCATGCGTGGCCCTCACCCTCAAACGCAACGGGCGGCAGCGTCTCCCCTCGGTCCTCATCCTGTCCGAGTGTGAGATCGAGAACgctggtgatgaggaggaggtggagcggaAGTGTGAGGGCGTGCGGGAGTTGGACCTATCAAGAAACAAGCTtaaggagtggaaggag GTGTTCAAGATCCTACGTCACCTGCCGGGCCTTGGATTCCTTAACCTGAGCTACAACTGCTTCGAGAGCCCCATAGCTGACCCGACGGAGGTGGTGAGTTTGACCAACCTCACGCGCTTGGTCCTCAACGGCACACAGCTCCCCTGGAAGGACGTCCATATCCTGCTGGAGAATGCCCCGCG GGTGGAGGAGCTGCACCTCTGTAAGAACGGCTACACCAAAGTGGAGCGCCCCAAGGCCAAGCGATACAGCTCCGTCTGCCGCATCCACTTCAACAACAACCCGAGCTCGGACTGGTCAGAG ATTGAAGCGCTGGGCCAGATGTTCCCTTACCTGGAGGTGCTGGTCCTCGCCGAGTGTCCCCTGAGCGAGCTGAAGGAGGGAGGGCGCTATCACGAGTTCTTCCCAAGCCTCAAATATCTGTCCCTCAACAGCACCAAGATCTGCTCCTGGGATTCGGTGGACCTGGTCAATCTCTTCCCCAAACTGTCCGAGCTCCGGCTTCAGCAGTGTCCACTCTATGAG GACTACAAGGACGATGAGCGACGACAGCTGACCATCGCGCGGCTGTGGCGGATCCAGCGACTGAACGGTGGCGCGATGATCAGCCCAGAGGAGCGGGAGAATGCCGAGCGAGCCTTCATCCGGTACTACATGAACCAGGATGTGCGGCCCAAGAG GTACGACGAGCTTGTGCAGCAACACGGGAAGCTTGAGCCGCTGGTGGAGGTCTCGCTGCGGCCACAGACGGAGGTGCAGGTCATCATCCGGTGTGGGGAGATGGCGCTTGAGAGGGTGGTCAGCGTGTACTCCAGGGTCGTGGATCTCAAGAAGGAGCTGGAGCCTCAG GTTGGTCTGCCAGCGAACAAGATGCGGATCTTCTACCTGGACAAGGGAGGGGAGACCTGTGTGGCATATGCTCCCGAGGAACTCAAGATCAACACCAAGCAGCTTTACACCATCAACGTGCACTCCGGGGATGAGTTCATCGTGGAGCCCAAGGTCCCCAAGGTGTAG